Proteins from one Sabethes cyaneus chromosome 2, idSabCyanKW18_F2, whole genome shotgun sequence genomic window:
- the LOC128734355 gene encoding cytochrome c1, heme protein, mitochondrial, translating to MAAFVGRICGSGLLYTKNGITLQKVHRFSTSRSWTKNQKLATAAGIVAGGAGALLYALEQSVAASGTEVHPPEQPWNHKGLFESLDHASVRRGYEVYKQVCAACHSMRFIAYRNLVGVSHTEAEAKAEAAEIQVQDGPDEVGNYFMRPGKLSDYFPSPYPNEEAARAANNGAYPPDLSYIALARHGGEDYLFALLTGYCDAPAGVVLREGQYFNPYFPGGAISMAQALYNESAEYSDGTPASASQLAKDVSTFLVWAADPHLDERKRMGIKSLGIMLVLGTLAYYLKRHKWAALKTRKISFYPKHK from the exons ATGGCGGCTTTCGTAGGAAGAATTTGTGGGTCCGGCTTGTTATACACGAAAAATGGAATTACCTTGCAGAAG GTACATAGATTTTCAACAAGCCGCTCCtggacaaaaaatcaaaag ttAGCAACTGCCGCTGGGATTGTCGCGGGTGGTGCTGGAGCCTTGCTTTATGCATTGGAGCAATCGGTTGCCGCATCGGGAACGGAGGTGCACCCGCCGGAACAACCCTGGAACCACAAGGGTCTTTTCGAGTCGTTAGACCATGCCTCGGTACGACGCGGCTATGAGGTGTACAAGCAGGTCTGTGCCGCTTGTCACTCGATGCGATTCATCGCCTACCGCAATCTGGTCGGCGTATCGCATACCGAGGCCGAGGCTAAGGCGGAAGCAGCTGAAATTCAA GTACAAGATGGCCCCGATGAGGTTGGCAATTACTTCATGCGACCGGGTAAATTATCGGATTACTTCCCGAGTCCTTACCCGAACGAGGAAGCGGCACGTGCTGCCAACAACGGGGCCTATCCACCAGATCTCAGCTATATTGCTCTGGCCCGCCACGGTGGAGAGGATTACTTGTTTGCACTGTTGACCGGTTATTGTGATGCTCCGGCTGGAGTTGTGCTGCGAGAGGGACAGTATTTCAATCCCTACTTCCCCGGAGGTGCCATTTCCATGGCTCAAGCGCTGTACAACGAG TCGGCAGAATACAGCGATGGAACGCCAGCTTCCGCTAGTCAACTGGCAAAGGACGTATCTACGTTCTTAGTGTGGGCTGCCGATCCACACCTGGATGAACGCAAGCGTATGGGTATCAAGTCGCTTGGTATCATGCTAGTTCTCGGTACATTAGCATACTACCTTAAACGGCATAAGTGGGCTGCACTCAAGACGAGGAAAATTTCATTCTATCCAAAGCATAAGTAA
- the LOC128734310 gene encoding protein LSM14 homolog B isoform X3 codes for MSCPMPEIGSCISLISKADIRYEGLLFTVDPDRCTIALARVKSYGTEDRETQFPIAPQNQCYDYILFRGSDIKDIRVINNNPVPNDPAIMQMHLPPQQQLPPMQNKLGQPGFQPQPGFMMPQMGPGPMSGPPPGHQPLGQPYSSFGGINNLGDLIGAGANTSGSRSTTPSNLLARKSPTVDMGVQTNQQQQQQTQSGSQQTNNRDTNRSGGDGGNMDRTNNQRNRNNNQRNNNMQRERRDSTKNDGGQMKDGFNKQNMQRQGNQNNQNRGWNNRGNNQNQSNNMRGRPRGRGGIPQGLNRAKNLLKFENDYDFEQANNKFEELRSQLSKLKLNSDTIDKKDDSGNETGAGEHEQEEDEVVCYDKAKSFFDTISCEAIERAKGKQQRTDWRQERKLNTETFGVGSTRRGGYNRRGGYYNRGPNHYRGNNQYRNNYRGRSGNRNNQPNGLPHNNGGSRNTGNSNSNNQQTQPQQPQQPRLQSPQAQQPAAIEVGAGK; via the exons ATGAGCTGCCCGATGCCCGAGATTGGTTCCTGCATTTCGCTGATTTCGAAAGCCGATATCCGTTATGAGGGCCTCCTGTTTACGGTGGATCCGGACCGTTGCACCATCGCTCTAGCCAGAG tGAAATCCTACGGCACGGAAGATCGCGAAACGCAATTCCCGATTGCACCGCAGAATCAATGCTATGATTACATCTTATTCCGCGGGTCGGACATCAAGGACATCCGCGTCATCAACAACAACCCGGTACCGAATGATCCGGCCATCATGCAGATGCATTTGCCACCGCAGCAACAGCTGCCGCCGATGCAGAACAAGCTTGGTCAGCCGGGTTTCCAGCCGCAGCCCGGTTTCATGATGCCTCAGATGGGCCCGGGACCGATGAGTGGACCTCCACCCGGTCACCAGCCACTGGGACAGCCGTACAGTTCCTTCGGTGGAATCAATAATCTCGGAG ATTTGATTGGAGCCGGAGCAAATACTAGTGGATCGCGTTCAACTACGCCGAGTAATTTACTGGCTCGCAAGAGCCCAACAGTAGACATGGGTGTCCAAacaaaccaacagcagcagcagcagacccAGAGTGGTTCACAACAAACTAATAATCGAGATACAAATCGCAGCGGTGGTGATGGTGGAAATATGGACCGTACCAACAACCAACGCAATCGAAACAACAACCAGCGCAATAACAATATGCAACGGGAAAGACGTGACTCGACGAAGAATGATGGTGGACAGATGAAGGATGGTTTCAATAAG CAGAACATGCAAAGACAAGGAAACCAGAACAACCAGAATCGTGGTTGGAACAACCGTGGCAATAATCAGAACCAGAGCAATAACATGCGTGGACGTCCCCGTGGCCGTGGAGGTATCCCACAG GGACTCAACCGTGCTAAGAATCTACTTAAGTTCGAGAACGACTACGACTTCGAGCAGGCCAACAACAAGTTCGAGGAGCTCCGTTCCCAGCTGTCTAAACTCAAG TTAAACAGCGACACCATTGACAAGAAAGATGACTCGGGCAACGAAACCGGTGCCGGTGAACACGAGCAGGAAGAGGACGAAGTTGTGTGCTACGACAAGGCCAAGTCATTCTTCGACACCATCTCGTGCGAAGCGATCGAACGTGCTAAGGGTAAACAGCAGCGCACGGATTGGCGACAGGAGCGCAAGCTAAATACCGAGACTTTTGGCGTGGGATCAACCAGGCGCGGAGG CTACAACAGGCGCGGCGGATACTATAACCGTGGTCCGAATCACTATCGCGGTAACAACCAATACCGTAATAATTACCGAGGACGTAGCGGTAATCGCAACAATCAACCCAACGGTCTTCCTCATAATAATGGCGGTAGTCGCAACACTGGCAACAGCAACAGTAACAACCAACAGACACAGCCTCAGCAACCCCAGCAACCGCGTCTGCAATCACCTCAAGCGCAGCAACCGGCTGCCATCGAAGTTGGAGCAG GCAAATAA
- the LOC128734310 gene encoding protein LSM14 homolog B isoform X1, whose protein sequence is MSCPMPEIGSCISLISKADIRYEGLLFTVDPDRCTIALARVKSYGTEDRETQFPIAPQNQCYDYILFRGSDIKDIRVINNNPVPNDPAIMQMHLPPQQQLPPMQNKLGQPGFQPQPGFMMPQMGPGPMSGPPPGHQPLGQPYSSFGGINNLGDLIGAGANTSGSRSTTPSNLLARKSPTVDMGVQTNQQQQQQTQSGSQQTNNRDTNRSGGDGGNMDRTNNQRNRNNNQRNNNMQRERRDSTKNDGGQMKDGFNKQNMQRQGNQNNQNRGWNNRGNNQNQSNNMRGRPRGRGGIPQGLNRAKNLLKFENDYDFEQANNKFEELRSQLSKLKVGDEVKPEQLNSDTIDKKDDSGNETGAGEHEQEEDEVVCYDKAKSFFDTISCEAIERAKGKQQRTDWRQERKLNTETFGVGSTRRGGYNRRGGYYNRGPNHYRGNNQYRNNYRGRSGNRNNQPNGLPHNNGGSRNTGNSNSNNQQTQPQQPQQPRLQSPQAQQPAAIEVGAGK, encoded by the exons ATGAGCTGCCCGATGCCCGAGATTGGTTCCTGCATTTCGCTGATTTCGAAAGCCGATATCCGTTATGAGGGCCTCCTGTTTACGGTGGATCCGGACCGTTGCACCATCGCTCTAGCCAGAG tGAAATCCTACGGCACGGAAGATCGCGAAACGCAATTCCCGATTGCACCGCAGAATCAATGCTATGATTACATCTTATTCCGCGGGTCGGACATCAAGGACATCCGCGTCATCAACAACAACCCGGTACCGAATGATCCGGCCATCATGCAGATGCATTTGCCACCGCAGCAACAGCTGCCGCCGATGCAGAACAAGCTTGGTCAGCCGGGTTTCCAGCCGCAGCCCGGTTTCATGATGCCTCAGATGGGCCCGGGACCGATGAGTGGACCTCCACCCGGTCACCAGCCACTGGGACAGCCGTACAGTTCCTTCGGTGGAATCAATAATCTCGGAG ATTTGATTGGAGCCGGAGCAAATACTAGTGGATCGCGTTCAACTACGCCGAGTAATTTACTGGCTCGCAAGAGCCCAACAGTAGACATGGGTGTCCAAacaaaccaacagcagcagcagcagacccAGAGTGGTTCACAACAAACTAATAATCGAGATACAAATCGCAGCGGTGGTGATGGTGGAAATATGGACCGTACCAACAACCAACGCAATCGAAACAACAACCAGCGCAATAACAATATGCAACGGGAAAGACGTGACTCGACGAAGAATGATGGTGGACAGATGAAGGATGGTTTCAATAAG CAGAACATGCAAAGACAAGGAAACCAGAACAACCAGAATCGTGGTTGGAACAACCGTGGCAATAATCAGAACCAGAGCAATAACATGCGTGGACGTCCCCGTGGCCGTGGAGGTATCCCACAG GGACTCAACCGTGCTAAGAATCTACTTAAGTTCGAGAACGACTACGACTTCGAGCAGGCCAACAACAAGTTCGAGGAGCTCCGTTCCCAGCTGTCTAAACTCAAGGTGGGCGATGAAGTGAAACCAGAGCAG TTAAACAGCGACACCATTGACAAGAAAGATGACTCGGGCAACGAAACCGGTGCCGGTGAACACGAGCAGGAAGAGGACGAAGTTGTGTGCTACGACAAGGCCAAGTCATTCTTCGACACCATCTCGTGCGAAGCGATCGAACGTGCTAAGGGTAAACAGCAGCGCACGGATTGGCGACAGGAGCGCAAGCTAAATACCGAGACTTTTGGCGTGGGATCAACCAGGCGCGGAGG CTACAACAGGCGCGGCGGATACTATAACCGTGGTCCGAATCACTATCGCGGTAACAACCAATACCGTAATAATTACCGAGGACGTAGCGGTAATCGCAACAATCAACCCAACGGTCTTCCTCATAATAATGGCGGTAGTCGCAACACTGGCAACAGCAACAGTAACAACCAACAGACACAGCCTCAGCAACCCCAGCAACCGCGTCTGCAATCACCTCAAGCGCAGCAACCGGCTGCCATCGAAGTTGGAGCAG GCAAATAA
- the LOC128734310 gene encoding probable serine/threonine-protein kinase clkA isoform X4, with amino-acid sequence MQPQPQQQQAQQQQQGPPPTGGGSAVVTGGGSAKAPGAELANLLSADPPLQQPTPPGPIGSSHVVSNASSVAIGAELKDQDLIGAGANTSGSRSTTPSNLLARKSPTVDMGVQTNQQQQQQTQSGSQQTNNRDTNRSGGDGGNMDRTNNQRNRNNNQRNNNMQRERRDSTKNDGGQMKDGFNKQNMQRQGNQNNQNRGWNNRGNNQNQSNNMRGRPRGRGGIPQGLNRAKNLLKFENDYDFEQANNKFEELRSQLSKLKVGDEVKPEQLNSDTIDKKDDSGNETGAGEHEQEEDEVVCYDKAKSFFDTISCEAIERAKGKQQRTDWRQERKLNTETFGVGSTRRGGYNRRGGYYNRGPNHYRGNNQYRNNYRGRSGNRNNQPNGLPHNNGGSRNTGNSNSNNQQTQPQQPQQPRLQSPQAQQPAAIEVGAGK; translated from the exons ATGCAGCCccaaccgcagcagcagcaggcgcaacagcaacagcagggTCCACCGCCGACTGGCGGTGGTAGTGCGGTTGTCACCGGTGGTGGATCTGCCAAAGCTCCCGGGGCCGAATTAGCAAACCTGTTGAGTGCAGATCCACCATTGCAACAGCCAACACCCCCCGGCCCGATTGGGTCGAGTCACGTGGTATCCAATGCGTCGTCAGTGGCTATTGGCGCTGAGCTCAAAGATCAAG ATTTGATTGGAGCCGGAGCAAATACTAGTGGATCGCGTTCAACTACGCCGAGTAATTTACTGGCTCGCAAGAGCCCAACAGTAGACATGGGTGTCCAAacaaaccaacagcagcagcagcagacccAGAGTGGTTCACAACAAACTAATAATCGAGATACAAATCGCAGCGGTGGTGATGGTGGAAATATGGACCGTACCAACAACCAACGCAATCGAAACAACAACCAGCGCAATAACAATATGCAACGGGAAAGACGTGACTCGACGAAGAATGATGGTGGACAGATGAAGGATGGTTTCAATAAG CAGAACATGCAAAGACAAGGAAACCAGAACAACCAGAATCGTGGTTGGAACAACCGTGGCAATAATCAGAACCAGAGCAATAACATGCGTGGACGTCCCCGTGGCCGTGGAGGTATCCCACAG GGACTCAACCGTGCTAAGAATCTACTTAAGTTCGAGAACGACTACGACTTCGAGCAGGCCAACAACAAGTTCGAGGAGCTCCGTTCCCAGCTGTCTAAACTCAAGGTGGGCGATGAAGTGAAACCAGAGCAG TTAAACAGCGACACCATTGACAAGAAAGATGACTCGGGCAACGAAACCGGTGCCGGTGAACACGAGCAGGAAGAGGACGAAGTTGTGTGCTACGACAAGGCCAAGTCATTCTTCGACACCATCTCGTGCGAAGCGATCGAACGTGCTAAGGGTAAACAGCAGCGCACGGATTGGCGACAGGAGCGCAAGCTAAATACCGAGACTTTTGGCGTGGGATCAACCAGGCGCGGAGG CTACAACAGGCGCGGCGGATACTATAACCGTGGTCCGAATCACTATCGCGGTAACAACCAATACCGTAATAATTACCGAGGACGTAGCGGTAATCGCAACAATCAACCCAACGGTCTTCCTCATAATAATGGCGGTAGTCGCAACACTGGCAACAGCAACAGTAACAACCAACAGACACAGCCTCAGCAACCCCAGCAACCGCGTCTGCAATCACCTCAAGCGCAGCAACCGGCTGCCATCGAAGTTGGAGCAG GCAAATAA
- the LOC128734310 gene encoding uncharacterized protein LOC128734310 isoform X2, whose product MSCPMPEIGSCISLISKADIRYEGLLFTVDPDRCTIALARVKSYGTEDRETQFPIAPQNQCYDYILFRGSDIKDIRVINNNPVPNDPAIMQMHLPPQQQLPPMQNKLGQPGFQPQPGFMMPQMGPGPMSGPPPGHQPLGQPYSSFGGINNLGDLIGAGANTSGSRSTTPSNLLARKSPTVDMGVQTNQQQQQQTQSGSQQTNNRDTNRSGGDGGNMDRTNNQRNRNNNQRNNNMQRERRDSTKNDGGQMKDGFNKNMQRQGNQNNQNRGWNNRGNNQNQSNNMRGRPRGRGGIPQGLNRAKNLLKFENDYDFEQANNKFEELRSQLSKLKVGDEVKPEQLNSDTIDKKDDSGNETGAGEHEQEEDEVVCYDKAKSFFDTISCEAIERAKGKQQRTDWRQERKLNTETFGVGSTRRGGYNRRGGYYNRGPNHYRGNNQYRNNYRGRSGNRNNQPNGLPHNNGGSRNTGNSNSNNQQTQPQQPQQPRLQSPQAQQPAAIEVGAGK is encoded by the exons ATGAGCTGCCCGATGCCCGAGATTGGTTCCTGCATTTCGCTGATTTCGAAAGCCGATATCCGTTATGAGGGCCTCCTGTTTACGGTGGATCCGGACCGTTGCACCATCGCTCTAGCCAGAG tGAAATCCTACGGCACGGAAGATCGCGAAACGCAATTCCCGATTGCACCGCAGAATCAATGCTATGATTACATCTTATTCCGCGGGTCGGACATCAAGGACATCCGCGTCATCAACAACAACCCGGTACCGAATGATCCGGCCATCATGCAGATGCATTTGCCACCGCAGCAACAGCTGCCGCCGATGCAGAACAAGCTTGGTCAGCCGGGTTTCCAGCCGCAGCCCGGTTTCATGATGCCTCAGATGGGCCCGGGACCGATGAGTGGACCTCCACCCGGTCACCAGCCACTGGGACAGCCGTACAGTTCCTTCGGTGGAATCAATAATCTCGGAG ATTTGATTGGAGCCGGAGCAAATACTAGTGGATCGCGTTCAACTACGCCGAGTAATTTACTGGCTCGCAAGAGCCCAACAGTAGACATGGGTGTCCAAacaaaccaacagcagcagcagcagacccAGAGTGGTTCACAACAAACTAATAATCGAGATACAAATCGCAGCGGTGGTGATGGTGGAAATATGGACCGTACCAACAACCAACGCAATCGAAACAACAACCAGCGCAATAACAATATGCAACGGGAAAGACGTGACTCGACGAAGAATGATGGTGGACAGATGAAGGATGGTTTCAATAAG AACATGCAAAGACAAGGAAACCAGAACAACCAGAATCGTGGTTGGAACAACCGTGGCAATAATCAGAACCAGAGCAATAACATGCGTGGACGTCCCCGTGGCCGTGGAGGTATCCCACAG GGACTCAACCGTGCTAAGAATCTACTTAAGTTCGAGAACGACTACGACTTCGAGCAGGCCAACAACAAGTTCGAGGAGCTCCGTTCCCAGCTGTCTAAACTCAAGGTGGGCGATGAAGTGAAACCAGAGCAG TTAAACAGCGACACCATTGACAAGAAAGATGACTCGGGCAACGAAACCGGTGCCGGTGAACACGAGCAGGAAGAGGACGAAGTTGTGTGCTACGACAAGGCCAAGTCATTCTTCGACACCATCTCGTGCGAAGCGATCGAACGTGCTAAGGGTAAACAGCAGCGCACGGATTGGCGACAGGAGCGCAAGCTAAATACCGAGACTTTTGGCGTGGGATCAACCAGGCGCGGAGG CTACAACAGGCGCGGCGGATACTATAACCGTGGTCCGAATCACTATCGCGGTAACAACCAATACCGTAATAATTACCGAGGACGTAGCGGTAATCGCAACAATCAACCCAACGGTCTTCCTCATAATAATGGCGGTAGTCGCAACACTGGCAACAGCAACAGTAACAACCAACAGACACAGCCTCAGCAACCCCAGCAACCGCGTCTGCAATCACCTCAAGCGCAGCAACCGGCTGCCATCGAAGTTGGAGCAG GCAAATAA